The Polyangium spumosum region ATCCTGGGCGCGGGCGACGTGGACGGCTAGCTGGAGCTCTTCGAGGCGGCGATCGGCTCCGGTGAGCTTCCCGAGGACGCCGGGGCGGTGCGCCTGTAGGGCCTGGAGGGCGGCGGCTTCGCGGTGGTTCTGTCGGTACGGCTGCGGGGGCGGGGGCGATGCGGCGACGCGGTGCCAGTCCCAGGGGGACCACCCCTCGTGGTGAAGCGTGGTCAGGGCGCGGATGTGCTGCTCGTGGAGCTCGACCTCGTGGCGGTTCGGGTCGAAGTAGGCGGCGCGGCTCGGGCCGTGCTGGACCGCGAGCATCTGTTGGTACTGCGCGTCGGCCGAGGAGCCGACGCGTTGGCCGGCGCCGAGGTTCTGGCTCGAGTGGAGGCCGGTGCCGGGGAGGCCGAAGTGGGCGCGGGAGCCGGAGGGGCCGGTGCTGACTCGGAAGCCAGGGACGCCCCAGGATGCGCCGATGCCGCGGGAGCTCAGGTTGACGCGGAAGCCTCCGGGGATCTTGATGCTCTTGCGGAAACGGAGAGCCATGGCCGATCGTGAGGTGGGTTGGCGTTGGGAATGTCCTTTGCCCGGTTCGCACAGTCTTGGATCGGACGCAAGGCACGAACGAAGCGAGTAGGTGACATCTCACGCCCAGGGCTACTCTGCGCGGTCCACGGAGGATGTCCCAGGGCGGGCGCACTGAATGGAGGGAGTCGATGCGCTCAGGAGCCCCAAGCAGCGTGGACTACGATCGGCCTAGTTTCAGTGCATCTCCGCGATGCTTCAATTCGTAAATCGTCGTGAAGGTATGTTCGAGGATCTCGATCGCCTCTTTGAGATCGTCGGGATCGGGCATCTCCAGCTCATGAAGAGCTTCGTTTCCCATGTATCTATGTGCATGAAGCACATCCGCATGTTTCTTCGTGAGCAGCTCCCCTTCGGCCAATCCGCCAATCTTACCTTGGAGGTTGCTCTTTCTACGGACAACGGGGGCTCCCGACTTATCTACCTCCTCCACCGGGCCCTCCGTAATCCCATTGTCAAGACATATCGCTTCGACGGCAGCCCGCAGTCCACCGGCGGCCAGAGTATAGAGCTCGTTGTTGAATGCCCCAACCGTCTCACGATAGATTCGCTTAGGGGTTTCGGGCAAGTGCGGGAATCGTCTAATGGGCAAGGAGGCTTCGCTTTCCACGGCGACCGGTTTACTTGGAAACCATTCGACAGTCTCCACTGGCATTCCGGTCTCCTGATCGTAATCCTCACTGCACGTGACAACGCGACGGAAGGACAGCCCATCGCAACCGCCACACGCAACAATCTGACATTGCTCGGTTGCGAATTCCACCGATAGATCCGGCTCTTTGTCCTGGGTTCGGTGCCGTGACTCCTCGCGGAGAACAGTATGATTAGTCAATCCGCCGCATCGGCAACAGAACGACTTAACGGCAAAGCTTTGGATTTTGGC contains the following coding sequences:
- a CDS encoding DUF4145 domain-containing protein, coding for MAKIQSFAVKSFCCRCGGLTNHTVLREESRHRTQDKEPDLSVEFATEQCQIVACGGCDGLSFRRVVTCSEDYDQETGMPVETVEWFPSKPVAVESEASLPIRRFPHLPETPKRIYRETVGAFNNELYTLAAGGLRAAVEAICLDNGITEGPVEEVDKSGAPVVRRKSNLQGKIGGLAEGELLTKKHADVLHAHRYMGNEALHELEMPDPDDLKEAIEILEHTFTTIYELKHRGDALKLGRS